The proteins below come from a single Erysipelothrix piscisicarius genomic window:
- a CDS encoding DUF3284 domain-containing protein, translating into MEVYRTMQGTPEQCYDLLIESLLMGLATSTGHNLTEDEIYEGYQYQKQLRGRMGNSGSVTVTLLELKRPNTYSVRFESAQGINTLEYHLEPLDDSQFKLTYAESYHSIKKRKMLNFKLMERFYRKGSQKRINLLLDQIQTILNERSVKA; encoded by the coding sequence ATGGAAGTATATAGAACGATGCAAGGCACACCGGAACAGTGTTATGATTTGTTAATCGAATCACTGCTTATGGGTCTTGCGACAAGTACAGGTCATAACCTTACGGAAGATGAAATTTACGAAGGATATCAATATCAAAAACAACTAAGAGGTCGCATGGGTAATTCTGGCAGTGTTACGGTAACCCTTTTAGAACTTAAACGACCGAATACATACTCGGTACGCTTTGAGAGTGCTCAAGGGATTAACACCCTTGAATATCATCTAGAACCTCTTGATGATTCTCAATTTAAGCTAACATACGCCGAGTCATATCATTCAATTAAGAAGCGAAAGATGTTGAATTTCAAATTAATGGAACGCTTTTATCGTAAAGGCAGTCAAAAACGAATTAATCTCCTGTTAGATCAAATTCAAACAATCTTGAATGAACGCAGCGTCAAGGCGTAG
- a CDS encoding PTS sugar transporter subunit IIC — MTPQVASIDVAGLAEPVVGWGFIGIGYMDAKGLFTALIVGFIATIIYAKLMNKNITIKLPDQVPPAVSRAFASIIPGCVALYAVGTLAYLTSTFFDASVGDLILKYVQMPFLNVSQGLGSVIFVTMSVSVFWFFGLHGTNVLAPALDGVYKVALTANTNAYNAALSAENLPYLWTRGSFDAFAWMGGAGCALGLIIALLIFSKREENRAVAKLSAPMGLFNINEPVIFGLPIVLNPIYLIPWILVPTILVTIAYLATSAGIVPPVFLEVPWVMPPILYAWMATGFSFTAAMLALINLVIGTAIWAVFVMVANKIDYTETQE, encoded by the coding sequence GTGACACCACAAGTTGCATCCATCGATGTGGCTGGGTTAGCAGAACCTGTAGTGGGCTGGGGATTCATTGGCATTGGCTATATGGATGCTAAGGGTCTTTTTACGGCTTTAATTGTAGGGTTTATTGCAACAATAATCTATGCAAAACTTATGAATAAGAACATTACAATTAAGTTACCGGATCAAGTCCCACCGGCAGTTTCCCGCGCATTTGCTTCAATTATTCCAGGTTGTGTGGCTTTATATGCTGTTGGAACACTTGCATACCTTACATCAACATTCTTTGATGCTTCGGTTGGGGATTTAATTCTTAAATATGTCCAAATGCCTTTCTTAAATGTTTCACAAGGTCTTGGGTCAGTTATTTTTGTAACAATGTCAGTCTCGGTATTCTGGTTCTTTGGACTTCACGGTACCAATGTATTAGCACCAGCCCTTGATGGTGTGTATAAAGTAGCTTTAACTGCAAATACAAACGCATATAATGCAGCCTTATCTGCAGAAAATTTACCTTATTTATGGACACGTGGATCATTTGATGCCTTTGCGTGGATGGGTGGCGCTGGTTGTGCGTTAGGACTCATTATTGCGCTTCTTATTTTCTCGAAACGTGAAGAAAATCGTGCAGTGGCGAAGTTAAGTGCGCCAATGGGATTGTTTAATATTAACGAGCCAGTGATTTTTGGATTACCAATTGTTTTAAATCCAATTTACTTAATCCCTTGGATTTTAGTACCAACAATTCTTGTTACGATTGCATATCTTGCAACATCAGCTGGAATCGTTCCACCTGTATTCTTAGAAGTTCCATGGGTTATGCCACCAATTCTTTATGCATGGATGGCAACGGGATTCTCATTTACAGCAGCCATGCTAGCATTGATTAACTTGGTTATTGGTACAGCAATTTGGGCCGTATTTGTAATGGTAGCAAATAAGATTGATTATACTGAAACACAAGAATAA
- a CDS encoding P-II family nitrogen regulator: protein MPFQISNLIMVCSIVESERGSHILSISREVGATGGTVFQGRGCVRDRLLNLLGIEERRKEVCLTIMPELLEKDFYDHIQKHTNFKKTDSGVIFSVPLKSVLGIQKLPSHIKTLKEGERNVGIDAIFIIVDDGFAQDVMHVAKEHGATGGTIIHARGSGTHEHEKLFNMDIEPEKEVILILSQMDMTDAIVHALNTSFEIDKPGHGVIFVVETSRTLGLLNQE, encoded by the coding sequence ATGCCTTTCCAAATTTCAAATCTTATCATGGTTTGCTCAATTGTGGAAAGTGAACGCGGTTCGCATATTCTATCAATTTCGCGCGAAGTCGGTGCTACCGGTGGAACTGTGTTTCAAGGACGTGGATGTGTCAGAGACCGTCTGCTCAATCTTCTTGGGATTGAAGAACGTCGTAAAGAGGTATGTCTTACAATTATGCCGGAATTGCTTGAGAAAGATTTCTATGATCACATTCAAAAGCACACAAATTTTAAAAAAACCGATTCAGGCGTAATTTTTTCAGTCCCGCTTAAAAGTGTTCTTGGGATTCAAAAATTACCAAGTCATATTAAAACGTTAAAGGAAGGTGAGCGAAACGTGGGTATCGATGCTATTTTTATTATTGTCGATGATGGATTTGCCCAAGATGTAATGCATGTTGCAAAAGAACATGGTGCAACAGGGGGAACCATTATTCATGCACGAGGGTCTGGAACTCATGAGCATGAAAAATTGTTTAATATGGATATTGAGCCTGAGAAAGAAGTAATCCTCATCCTATCGCAAATGGATATGACGGATGCCATCGTTCATGCGCTCAATACATCGTTTGAAATTGATAAACCAGGACATGGCGTAATCTTTGTTGTCGAGACATCGCGCACACTTGGACTTTTAAATCAAGAATAA
- a CDS encoding DUF1538 domain-containing protein, whose amino-acid sequence MGKSIARTNKVSIVALLGVILGFLITFAEPDLQILANEVNMASGGTLSATLIVSVVSMGVGLMVAIGLLRILFNKPLNKLFAVTYFGIMVLGIFVSEEFLAISVDASGATTGAMTTPFILALGYGFSQLKGGKHAEEDSFGMVGLASEGPIFMVMILSLIRGLGGIEGESAVILESQGILLPFIQILPTMFKESLLSLLPLTILFIVFDVLKFKLTRIRRDKIFKGLFYTFFGLSIFMTGVQAGFMDAGRILGHDVALVPNRALLLVVGFLMWMVVVLAEPAVYILTEQVEEVTSGHIKKKSILVTLSIGIAFAVMLSMLRITSEHLKLWHMLLPGFMLASMLSFKVPNIFVGIAYDSGGVASGPMTATFVLAFAQGAATAIPTANVMTDGFGVIAMIAMMPIIAIQILGVLYGLKTKKRGG is encoded by the coding sequence ATGGGAAAATCCATTGCAAGAACGAATAAAGTAAGCATTGTTGCACTTTTAGGGGTTATCCTTGGGTTCTTAATTACCTTTGCAGAGCCTGATCTGCAAATTCTTGCGAATGAAGTGAATATGGCTTCGGGTGGAACGTTATCCGCAACATTAATTGTAAGTGTTGTGTCGATGGGTGTTGGTCTTATGGTTGCCATCGGTCTTTTAAGGATTTTATTTAATAAACCTCTCAATAAACTTTTTGCGGTAACGTATTTTGGGATTATGGTTTTAGGGATCTTTGTTTCGGAAGAGTTTCTTGCAATCTCCGTTGATGCCTCAGGAGCTACAACGGGTGCGATGACCACACCGTTTATTCTTGCTTTAGGTTATGGTTTTTCTCAGTTAAAAGGTGGGAAACATGCGGAAGAGGACAGCTTTGGTATGGTTGGCTTAGCGTCTGAGGGTCCCATTTTTATGGTTATGATCTTAAGTTTGATCAGAGGTTTGGGTGGGATTGAAGGTGAAAGTGCCGTGATTCTTGAATCACAGGGGATTCTCTTGCCTTTTATTCAGATATTGCCTACAATGTTCAAAGAGTCATTGCTTTCACTTTTACCACTTACCATCCTCTTTATCGTGTTTGACGTCTTGAAATTTAAACTTACTCGAATTCGTCGAGACAAAATTTTTAAAGGGCTTTTCTATACATTCTTCGGTCTTTCAATCTTTATGACGGGCGTACAAGCGGGTTTTATGGATGCAGGTCGAATTTTAGGACATGATGTGGCGTTGGTACCAAATCGGGCCCTTTTATTAGTCGTAGGATTTCTAATGTGGATGGTTGTTGTTTTGGCAGAGCCAGCGGTCTATATTCTAACAGAACAAGTTGAGGAAGTTACTTCGGGTCATATTAAGAAAAAGTCAATTTTAGTTACACTCTCAATTGGTATTGCCTTTGCGGTTATGTTGTCGATGCTTCGCATTACTTCAGAGCACCTTAAACTTTGGCATATGCTCTTACCTGGTTTTATGCTCGCATCGATGCTGTCGTTTAAGGTACCCAACATTTTTGTAGGGATTGCTTATGATTCCGGGGGCGTTGCTTCTGGACCCATGACTGCAACCTTTGTCTTAGCGTTTGCACAAGGTGCGGCAACTGCAATTCCAACAGCAAATGTTATGACCGATGGATTTGGTGTCATCGCGATGATTGCAATGATGCCAATTATCGCAATTCAAATTTTAGGTGTCTTATATGGACTAAAAACAAAAAAAAGAGGGGGGTAG
- a CDS encoding helix-turn-helix transcriptional regulator yields the protein MKNKIKEKRKALKLTQQELADQTGVTRQTILAVEHNKYVPSLQLAFNIAKALKTDLQDVFIDE from the coding sequence ATGAAAAATAAAATTAAAGAAAAGCGTAAAGCATTAAAATTGACACAACAAGAACTCGCAGATCAAACCGGGGTTACCCGGCAAACGATTTTAGCCGTTGAGCACAACAAGTATGTGCCATCATTACAACTTGCTTTCAATATTGCGAAAGCACTTAAGACTGACTTACAAGATGTTTTTATTGATGAGTAG
- a CDS encoding putative ABC exporter domain-containing protein yields MVILLKLSILKRFAKIRNIFKKPTSALVTLGAIVLYGSMLIPMFRHEGKMIMPPELMQAYIMIVLGISAFFMLSMVLSKHQSLFFLEDSYFMFIGPFNRKQILSLLPFENVWGSMLLSILASFLCAFQFSLHFVMPLKLVLITFFMTTLLISAFSLIMEWFYLKGIINKTKSKGPRILFAGFILSALVIFGLQFYKTVLISWDL; encoded by the coding sequence ATGGTCATCTTGCTTAAATTATCTATACTCAAACGCTTTGCGAAAATAAGAAATATATTTAAGAAACCAACCTCGGCGCTGGTTACTTTAGGGGCAATTGTACTTTATGGTTCGATGCTGATTCCCATGTTTCGACATGAAGGGAAAATGATCATGCCGCCAGAGTTGATGCAAGCCTATATAATGATTGTCTTAGGCATTAGTGCATTTTTTATGTTGTCGATGGTTTTATCCAAACATCAAAGTCTCTTCTTTTTAGAAGACTCCTATTTCATGTTTATTGGACCTTTTAATCGAAAGCAAATTTTAAGTCTACTACCCTTTGAAAATGTCTGGGGAAGTATGCTCTTATCGATATTGGCATCATTTCTCTGTGCATTTCAGTTTAGTCTTCATTTTGTAATGCCGTTGAAACTTGTCCTCATTACTTTTTTCATGACGACACTGTTAATTAGTGCCTTTTCACTCATCATGGAATGGTTTTACTTAAAAGGAATTATCAATAAAACAAAGAGCAAAGGACCACGAATTCTTTTTGCAGGGTTCATTCTGAGTGCTTTGGTTATCTTTGGTTTGCAGTTTTACAAAACGGTTTTGATTTCATGGGATCTCTAA
- a CDS encoding ABC transporter ATP-binding protein, translated as MIHVKNMTKKYGTKVAANNVSLIANPGEITVLLGENGAGKSTTIKSIIGLLDYDGEISICGYDNRSVEAKKRFGYIPEVPVLYDLLTVQEHIDFIGHAYEVKDYEHNATEYLNLFRLDDKRDTTAKELSKGMRQKLSMILALITEPKAILVDEPMMGLDPQSIEDTLKLLTSLKNKGTSVLLSTHVIDIVSDVWDRAYIMKKGHVICEVLRKDIQDRSLKEIYFEVGKDGQ; from the coding sequence ATGATTCATGTAAAGAATATGACAAAGAAATACGGCACCAAAGTAGCGGCCAATAATGTTTCATTAATTGCGAATCCAGGGGAGATTACCGTATTACTTGGGGAAAATGGAGCCGGAAAATCCACAACAATTAAGTCCATCATTGGATTATTAGACTATGATGGCGAAATTTCAATTTGCGGTTATGATAATCGCAGTGTCGAAGCTAAAAAGCGTTTTGGGTACATTCCTGAAGTTCCTGTTTTGTATGATTTGCTTACAGTTCAAGAACACATTGATTTTATCGGTCATGCTTATGAAGTCAAAGATTATGAACATAATGCGACGGAATATTTGAATTTATTTAGACTTGATGATAAGCGCGATACCACTGCGAAAGAATTATCAAAGGGGATGCGTCAAAAACTTTCAATGATTCTTGCTTTAATTACAGAACCTAAAGCAATTCTCGTTGATGAGCCTATGATGGGACTCGATCCGCAAAGTATTGAGGATACCCTTAAACTCCTTACAAGTCTTAAAAATAAAGGGACAAGTGTCCTTCTAAGCACACATGTTATCGATATTGTAAGTGATGTATGGGACCGTGCTTATATTATGAAAAAAGGTCATGTTATTTGTGAAGTATTGCGTAAAGATATTCAAGATAGAAGTCTAAAAGAAATTTACTTTGAAGTCGGCAAGGATGGTCAATAA
- a CDS encoding LytTR family transcriptional regulator DNA-binding domain-containing protein: MKHHKKTPHYYSCGSRFIDFVGNLSKIDLDLGKTFVRVHRSYVVNEKRIKRVDRGNSEIELDNGEIIPMSRKGRKTLEG; this comes from the coding sequence TTGAAACATCACAAGAAAACACCGCATTATTATTCATGCGGATCGCGATTTATTGATTTTGTTGGGAATTTATCAAAAATTGATCTTGATTTGGGGAAGACGTTTGTACGTGTACATCGATCCTATGTTGTGAATGAAAAACGCATAAAACGGGTTGATCGCGGTAATTCTGAAATTGAATTGGACAACGGAGAAATCATTCCGATGTCACGAAAAGGACGGAAAACACTTGAAGGCTAA
- a CDS encoding response regulator: MKVLCAADNPETILEIGAAENVRGLYFLDVDLGPDAMNGFELAKVIRERDPRGYLVFITTHDELLLETFKMRLEAMDYILKDDMSQVDIRIRHCIEETINRVIKEQMEIGEYYTIKIFDDLYHIPVSETLYFETSQENTALLFMRIAIY; the protein is encoded by the coding sequence ATGAAAGTACTTTGCGCAGCTGACAATCCCGAAACCATTTTGGAAATAGGTGCAGCTGAGAATGTACGCGGTCTCTATTTTCTTGATGTCGATTTAGGACCGGATGCAATGAATGGGTTCGAGCTCGCAAAAGTGATTCGAGAGCGTGATCCGCGTGGGTATCTCGTTTTTATCACAACACATGATGAATTGTTATTAGAAACCTTTAAGATGCGTTTGGAAGCTATGGATTATATTCTTAAAGATGATATGAGTCAAGTGGATATTCGCATTCGCCATTGTATCGAGGAAACCATTAACCGTGTCATTAAAGAGCAAATGGAAATAGGGGAGTATTATACGATCAAAATTTTTGATGATCTTTATCATATTCCAGTAAGTGAGACCCTCTATTTTGAAACATCACAAGAAAACACCGCATTATTATTCATGCGGATCGCGATTTATTGA
- a CDS encoding GHKL domain-containing protein — translation MTYFLMITVIAILISFFYGISWFFLNREMIALHHRKQTFFKFITLFILIQVLNNYILEFTPGLVANLLNRNLMYLVEGPVFAIQALVLSVILARDAHITYLHALSSSLFSYFITGSLFTVVTTMLYQILSPYPQFISWTILGGYILTACVAYLVSILFRISNFSDYFSKLFTSRRKSLLVTFIFWCIKDIFRIIYVYGSKSYSNTSFILGVIVVFEVILIILVISVLEHQRLILHTQRVHYLQQVQQAQSLERLTQEVRMLRHDFKNLFSSIYLAFDEGDESVQRILDQTERYMDHIDHPEPIQITQTPNDTGFVEVILNTLYELRYGFGISMILVLGGIVLLEVNGKNLEIYQYLESNRVHLILILSCLAIGSVVFLSFESVSKRIDATNAYIAEQNYYLHSLFKLQEGVRQSQKIYRDTFNQLAHQIEASGLNGGREYLRTNTLALDHQLEKEVKQTAQLANIEIMEIKSLLLGKFIEMQAKGIDYVFECMNPIKTISMHSNDFIRALGILIDNAIEAVEGYPTGYINVLLYQEDTYLKVIIENTIHEPIAIDKIFNSDYSSKGSGRGLGLQSYRSILNKYRKAVGHTSCTHQKFKQELRVEA, via the coding sequence ATGACATATTTTTTAATGATTACAGTCATTGCGATTTTAATATCGTTTTTTTATGGAATTTCTTGGTTTTTTTTGAATCGTGAAATGATTGCACTACATCATCGTAAACAAACATTTTTCAAATTCATAACATTATTTATTCTAATCCAAGTTCTTAATAATTACATTTTAGAATTTACACCGGGGTTGGTAGCCAATCTCTTGAATCGTAATCTCATGTATTTAGTTGAAGGTCCTGTTTTTGCCATTCAAGCCCTTGTTTTATCTGTAATTCTAGCTCGAGATGCCCATATCACATACCTCCATGCTTTGTCTTCCAGTTTATTCAGTTACTTTATTACGGGGAGTCTTTTTACGGTTGTGACTACGATGTTGTATCAAATTCTATCACCTTATCCTCAATTCATTTCGTGGACAATCTTGGGGGGATACATTCTCACTGCCTGTGTTGCATATTTAGTTTCAATACTTTTTCGAATTTCAAATTTTAGTGATTATTTTTCAAAACTGTTTACCTCACGGCGAAAGTCGCTTTTGGTGACATTTATCTTTTGGTGCATTAAAGATATTTTCCGGATCATTTATGTCTACGGTAGCAAGAGTTACAGTAATACGTCCTTTATTCTTGGAGTGATCGTGGTGTTTGAAGTCATCTTGATTATTTTGGTGATTTCAGTATTAGAACATCAACGATTGATTCTCCATACACAGCGGGTTCACTACCTCCAACAAGTTCAACAGGCACAATCTTTGGAACGATTAACTCAGGAAGTACGTATGTTGAGACATGATTTTAAAAATTTGTTTTCAAGTATTTATCTGGCTTTTGATGAAGGGGATGAATCGGTACAACGCATTCTTGATCAAACAGAACGTTACATGGACCATATTGATCATCCTGAACCCATTCAAATTACTCAGACGCCAAACGATACTGGTTTTGTTGAGGTAATTTTGAATACGTTGTATGAACTTCGTTATGGGTTTGGAATTTCAATGATTTTGGTGCTTGGTGGGATTGTCTTGCTTGAAGTGAATGGCAAAAACTTAGAAATTTATCAGTATCTTGAAAGTAATCGTGTTCATCTCATCTTAATCCTGTCTTGTCTTGCGATTGGAAGTGTGGTCTTTCTCTCGTTTGAATCTGTATCCAAGCGTATTGATGCGACCAATGCTTATATTGCGGAGCAAAATTACTATCTTCATTCACTTTTTAAGCTTCAAGAAGGGGTCCGACAGAGTCAAAAAATCTATCGTGATACCTTTAATCAACTTGCCCATCAAATTGAAGCCAGTGGGCTTAATGGAGGCCGTGAGTATTTAAGAACCAATACATTAGCCCTCGATCATCAGCTTGAGAAGGAAGTTAAACAAACGGCACAACTTGCCAACATCGAAATCATGGAAATAAAAAGTTTGCTTTTGGGTAAGTTTATTGAAATGCAAGCGAAGGGGATTGACTATGTGTTTGAATGCATGAATCCCATTAAAACCATTTCAATGCATTCCAACGATTTTATTCGTGCGCTTGGCATTCTCATCGATAATGCAATTGAGGCTGTAGAAGGGTATCCGACTGGATATATTAACGTGCTCCTCTACCAAGAAGATACTTACCTTAAAGTCATCATTGAAAATACGATTCATGAACCCATTGCAATTGATAAAATCTTTAATTCTGACTACAGTTCGAAAGGCAGCGGACGCGGTCTGGGGCTACAAAGTTACCGTAGTATTTTAAATAAATATCGAAAGGCAGTGGGACATACATCCTGCACACATCAAAAATTTAAACAAGAACTAAGAGTGGAGGCTTAA
- a CDS encoding penicillinase repressor, whose amino-acid sequence MISQLEQFRLDKLAEAIEIQSVLSPKQAKVLALELYQEIDWDDVHVRSKSFQRLLTPLLHERNVMRSQHERTCSIKRGFKFKR is encoded by the coding sequence ATGATTAGTCAATTAGAACAATTTCGCTTGGATAAGCTTGCGGAAGCCATTGAAATTCAATCAGTTTTAAGTCCTAAACAAGCAAAGGTTTTGGCTTTAGAATTGTATCAAGAAATCGATTGGGATGATGTGCATGTCCGTTCCAAGAGTTTTCAACGCCTTTTAACACCGTTACTTCATGAACGAAATGTTATGCGCTCACAGCATGAGCGTACGTGTTCAATCAAGCGTGGTTTTAAATTTAAGCGCTAA
- a CDS encoding diacylglycerol/lipid kinase family protein, translating into MYLFIYNPKAGVSQRNELNEFIHCLNQSKIRFDLFLTDLNYGPVEIMDEVEHTYEGYIIAGGDGTVSQMVQGLYNHKIQKPLIILPIGTANEISKNLGNVAHITDILSNLENLTERPVDLGVLNETDCFTFALTFGNFTEVTYKTPQNLKNWLGYRAYLIYGFLTFRRIHAYGLKVRIDDTLFSGSFVFGGITNSKSVGGIFHYDENDIELSDGLFEVMLIRKPKNVSQIRQILKGMMSREYDNEMFIIRQCCEVEIESDTMMSMNIDGEFAGDMSSFKATNHKEILTLMDYKGVKSDD; encoded by the coding sequence ATGTATTTGTTTATTTATAATCCAAAAGCGGGTGTCTCGCAACGTAATGAACTGAATGAGTTCATCCACTGTCTAAATCAAAGTAAAATTCGGTTTGATTTATTTCTGACGGATCTTAATTATGGTCCAGTAGAGATTATGGATGAAGTGGAACACACGTATGAAGGTTATATTATTGCGGGTGGTGATGGAACGGTTAGTCAGATGGTTCAGGGATTATATAATCACAAGATCCAAAAACCTCTCATTATTCTACCTATTGGAACGGCAAATGAGATTTCCAAGAATTTAGGGAATGTTGCACATATTACAGATATACTCAGTAATCTTGAAAATTTAACGGAACGTCCAGTTGATTTGGGTGTGTTAAATGAAACGGATTGTTTTACGTTTGCCCTCACATTTGGGAATTTTACGGAGGTTACTTATAAAACACCTCAAAACCTTAAAAATTGGCTAGGTTACCGTGCATATTTGATTTATGGTTTTCTCACGTTTCGTCGCATTCATGCATATGGTTTAAAGGTTCGAATTGATGATACCTTGTTTTCGGGGAGTTTTGTTTTTGGTGGGATTACAAATTCCAAGTCGGTTGGCGGCATTTTCCACTATGATGAAAATGATATTGAACTTTCAGATGGTTTGTTTGAGGTAATGTTAATTCGTAAACCCAAAAATGTTTCGCAAATTCGACAAATACTTAAAGGCATGATGAGTCGTGAATACGATAATGAAATGTTCATTATTCGTCAGTGTTGTGAAGTTGAAATTGAATCGGATACCATGATGTCGATGAATATCGATGGTGAGTTCGCGGGTGATATGTCATCGTTTAAGGCAACCAACCATAAGGAAATCTTAACGTTAATGGATTATAAAGGGGTGAAATCTGATGATTAG
- a CDS encoding DegV family protein: MKKIAIICDSSVSFTQAEIEAFDVYIAPLTIIHNNTVYIDQVTITEQEVNDLLRNHEVVKTSQPNLGTIYELFENVMGKDYDHIFALSIGTALSGTYSSMEMVKQDLKITNMTVINTYSITGPVQQAVRAIRKMNEENYTVEQIEVYLDHFFSNQVSYIYPQSLDQVIASGRVSKTAAKVASLLKIKPVLYLENKGQSIEKLGVARSERRIFSLLVNDLIHHEVKPDTHDIYLLHSEGLDTLKRFQDFLTESLGPFTVRIVNLPAAVATHAGIGTLALQWCYKI, translated from the coding sequence ATGAAAAAAATAGCCATAATATGTGATTCATCAGTATCATTTACGCAAGCTGAAATTGAAGCATTTGACGTATATATTGCACCATTGACCATTATCCATAATAACACTGTATACATTGATCAAGTTACTATCACGGAACAAGAAGTAAATGATTTATTACGAAATCATGAAGTCGTAAAAACGTCTCAACCCAACCTTGGGACGATTTATGAACTGTTTGAAAACGTAATGGGCAAAGATTATGATCATATTTTTGCTTTAAGCATTGGAACGGCTTTATCCGGAACCTATAGTTCGATGGAAATGGTGAAACAAGATTTAAAGATTACAAATATGACTGTTATCAATACGTATTCCATCACGGGTCCGGTTCAACAAGCGGTGCGTGCGATTCGTAAGATGAATGAAGAAAATTACACGGTTGAACAAATTGAAGTTTACCTGGATCATTTCTTCTCAAACCAAGTGTCCTACATCTATCCTCAGTCGCTTGATCAAGTGATTGCAAGCGGTCGGGTTTCCAAAACGGCTGCGAAAGTTGCGAGTTTACTCAAAATTAAGCCGGTTTTGTATTTGGAAAATAAAGGTCAATCCATTGAAAAACTGGGTGTTGCCCGCTCGGAACGTAGAATTTTTTCCTTATTGGTCAATGATTTGATTCACCATGAAGTGAAACCGGATACGCATGATATCTATCTGCTCCACAGTGAAGGGTTAGATACTTTAAAACGGTTCCAAGATTTCCTCACAGAATCACTAGGTCCGTTCACAGTTAGAATTGTGAATCTACCCGCCGCAGTCGCAACCCATGCAGGTATTGGTACTTTAGCGCTTCAATGGTGCTATAAAATATAA
- a CDS encoding nucleoid-associated protein — MNIDKGVIHSLDRDLQSMILSEKPLNFNTSKDVEPFIAKLAKAFQTSPTASKAKLNPGSPFLSLIGTPINFMEETQKLAQRWFDHHIAAMTVESTNLLFAMVDMGDFVSLAMFEVLSKNGYIKITQNEHGLENALVHNQAILPETFASVKNAFMVNLTTGETLVKFQDIRYRELLESLLDCEIIANSKTSFQVVDTLVSTISEVRDDSHFENIVKAKQVITDNVDFFDEIEPKQILKEVFDTFSEEEERLIDETFEHEHVHDMINLKMVNRTQAAKKHRIVTESGIEIILPLDILDISDIVNISTDINGKVSIELKDIGKIL; from the coding sequence ATGAATATTGATAAAGGTGTAATACATTCATTAGATCGAGATTTACAATCAATGATTCTATCAGAAAAACCCTTAAATTTTAATACATCAAAAGATGTGGAGCCTTTTATTGCGAAACTCGCGAAAGCATTTCAAACAAGCCCAACAGCTTCAAAAGCAAAACTAAACCCAGGAAGTCCTTTTTTAAGTCTTATTGGTACGCCAATTAATTTTATGGAAGAAACTCAAAAACTTGCACAACGTTGGTTTGACCATCATATTGCAGCGATGACGGTTGAGAGTACAAATCTCTTGTTTGCTATGGTTGATATGGGTGATTTTGTTTCACTTGCAATGTTTGAAGTGTTAAGCAAAAACGGTTATATCAAAATTACGCAAAATGAGCACGGATTAGAAAATGCTTTAGTGCATAATCAAGCGATTCTTCCGGAAACGTTTGCGAGTGTCAAAAATGCATTTATGGTTAACCTCACAACTGGGGAAACTTTGGTTAAATTTCAAGATATTCGTTATCGAGAACTTCTGGAATCACTTTTAGATTGTGAGATTATTGCGAATTCTAAGACGAGTTTTCAAGTTGTGGATACACTTGTAAGTACCATCTCAGAAGTTCGAGACGATTCTCATTTTGAAAATATCGTTAAAGCGAAGCAAGTGATTACCGATAATGTTGATTTTTTTGATGAAATAGAGCCTAAACAAATTTTAAAAGAAGTATTTGACACCTTTTCAGAGGAAGAGGAACGTTTAATCGATGAGACGTTTGAGCACGAACATGTTCACGATATGATCAATTTAAAAATGGTTAATCGTACACAGGCAGCAAAGAAACATCGTATTGTTACGGAGTCGGGGATTGAGATTATTTTACCCCTCGATATTTTAGATATCAGTGACATTGTTAATATCTCTACAGATATTAACGGGAAGGTGTCGATTGAGCTTAAAGATATTGGGAAAATTCTGTAG